One Aerococcus urinaeequi DNA segment encodes these proteins:
- the pepF gene encoding oligoendopeptidase F: MAKIFEVKPRNEVDSAFQWDLTSIFPDDRAFENALSGFPKKADAFQDYKGTLDQGADQVVTVLEALLAVSRELESLYVYAHLKHDQDTGDNKYLTYNSQAGALLAQVSEKISWFEPEVLAVSEDVQKTLEDHSEYGHFFRELFAKKAHVLSPSEEALLAGASEIFGVSSTTFSLLNNADLKFGKVKDEEGNDVTLSHGSYGVLLESADRSVRENAFKQLYATYEGVKNTNASLMSGNIKGHNYTAKIRHYDSARQKALDNNNIPESVYDTLVDTVRKNTNLLHEYVALRKDMLGLDDLQMWDMYTPLTGDAPVKFTYEEAKEITFKALAPLGDQYLKDLAKAFDEKWIDVYENEGKRSGAYSSGAYDTNPYILLNWQDSLNDLYTLVHELGHSMHSYYTRSNQPYVYGDYSIFVAEIASTTNENLLTSYLLDTIEDKDAQIYILNHYLDGVKGTIFRQTQFAEFEKFMHESDANGQPLTADFLSENYFELNKAYYGPSIGEDKTIALEWSRIPHFYMNYYVYQYATGFSAANTLAKRLVEGEEGAVDKYLTYLKSGSSDFPINVMQKAGIDMTNATYIEETFAQFEQRLAELKGLLNK; the protein is encoded by the coding sequence ATGGCAAAAATTTTTGAAGTAAAACCTAGAAATGAAGTAGACAGTGCGTTTCAATGGGACTTAACTAGTATCTTCCCAGATGATCGAGCTTTTGAGAATGCCTTAAGTGGATTCCCAAAGAAAGCGGATGCTTTTCAAGACTATAAAGGCACTCTAGATCAAGGTGCTGACCAAGTGGTAACCGTATTAGAGGCCTTATTAGCGGTGAGCCGTGAATTGGAATCCCTATACGTTTATGCACATTTAAAACATGACCAAGACACAGGAGACAACAAGTACCTAACTTACAACAGTCAAGCGGGTGCCTTACTTGCTCAAGTTAGTGAAAAGATCTCTTGGTTTGAGCCAGAAGTATTAGCAGTATCTGAAGATGTACAAAAAACTTTGGAAGACCACTCTGAATATGGTCACTTCTTCCGTGAGTTATTTGCGAAGAAGGCGCATGTCTTATCACCAAGTGAAGAGGCTTTACTTGCTGGTGCTAGCGAAATCTTTGGTGTCTCTTCAACAACTTTCTCACTTTTAAACAATGCTGACTTAAAATTCGGTAAAGTCAAAGATGAAGAGGGCAATGATGTTACCCTTTCTCACGGTTCATACGGTGTCCTACTAGAAAGTGCAGACCGTTCTGTTCGAGAAAATGCCTTTAAACAACTTTATGCAACTTATGAAGGGGTTAAAAATACCAACGCTTCATTGATGTCAGGTAATATTAAAGGACATAATTATACGGCTAAAATTCGTCACTACGATTCAGCACGTCAAAAAGCTTTAGACAACAACAATATTCCAGAAAGTGTTTATGACACATTAGTCGATACAGTAAGAAAGAATACAAATCTATTACATGAATATGTTGCCTTAAGAAAAGACATGCTAGGTCTTGATGACTTACAAATGTGGGATATGTATACACCATTAACAGGTGATGCACCGGTGAAATTTACTTACGAAGAAGCTAAAGAGATTACATTTAAGGCTTTAGCGCCTTTAGGTGACCAATACTTGAAAGACTTGGCCAAAGCCTTTGACGAGAAATGGATCGATGTTTATGAAAATGAAGGTAAGCGTTCAGGAGCATACTCATCAGGTGCATATGATACCAACCCATATATCTTACTAAACTGGCAAGATTCATTGAATGACTTGTATACATTAGTTCATGAGTTAGGTCACTCAATGCACTCTTATTACACTAGAAGTAACCAACCATACGTATATGGGGACTACTCAATTTTCGTAGCAGAAATTGCCTCTACGACAAACGAAAACTTATTAACTTCATATTTACTAGATACAATTGAAGATAAGGATGCACAAATCTATATCTTGAACCACTATCTTGATGGGGTAAAAGGGACAATCTTCCGTCAAACACAGTTTGCTGAATTTGAAAAATTCATGCATGAATCAGATGCAAACGGACAACCTTTAACAGCAGACTTCTTAAGTGAAAACTACTTCGAATTAAACAAGGCCTACTACGGTCCGTCAATCGGAGAGGATAAAACAATCGCTTTAGAATGGTCTCGTATCCCTCACTTCTACATGAACTACTATGTTTACCAATATGCAACAGGATTCTCTGCAGCCAACACATTGGCTAAACGTTTAGTAGAAGGTGAAGAGGGTGCCGTTGACAAGTACTTAACTTACCTGAAATCAGGTTCATCTGATTTCCCAATTAATGTTATGCAAAAAGCGGGTATCGATATGACCAATGCCACTTATATCGAAGAAACCTTTGCCCAATTCGAGCAAAGATTAGCTGAATTAAAAGGCCTATTAAACAAATAG
- a CDS encoding competence protein CoiA translates to MKFAQREDESFVFAVDLIDENGQKVPTIESYYCSQCKRAVYLKKGKDTRPHFAHYAKTIKDHHKVNESDIHFDQKTIIHGKLKTVDIEGYIEHAVEKQVRRADIYVPDQVKVSNNLAIELQYAPISAEDVFKRQADYQDVDCRVLWLLGYQSTYHSIFDNNHKGPTSKTLNAVRPFLRYDYEFGFYLPFWHEASGKVVLLTVNLYGQGQKQIRMSIERYINYFNDHLTYEKGDFLTSLLFGKDYPIISPAPKDLAKFIKKVLVSPTANQQKILEIIYQRQVYLQEAPADLYTYQATAMFSKVADWAIILAYVAIYQKNDPDFERTHFAQFANVLFDNQLVIEHPLFTKEIIISWLMWLFANYENS, encoded by the coding sequence AACGGTCAAAAAGTACCAACAATAGAAAGTTATTATTGCAGCCAGTGTAAGAGGGCAGTTTACTTAAAGAAGGGGAAAGATACGAGACCTCATTTTGCTCACTATGCTAAGACTATTAAGGACCATCATAAGGTGAATGAATCAGATATTCATTTTGACCAAAAGACCATTATTCATGGCAAATTAAAGACGGTTGATATAGAAGGTTATATAGAGCATGCAGTTGAAAAACAAGTTAGGCGGGCCGATATTTATGTGCCCGATCAAGTCAAGGTTAGTAATAACCTAGCCATCGAATTACAGTATGCCCCAATTTCTGCTGAAGATGTCTTCAAACGCCAAGCGGATTATCAGGATGTAGATTGTCGTGTTCTATGGTTATTAGGCTACCAATCTACTTATCATAGCATTTTTGATAACAACCACAAAGGACCCACTTCTAAGACTTTGAATGCCGTCCGTCCCTTTTTACGGTATGATTACGAGTTTGGTTTTTATCTGCCTTTTTGGCATGAGGCCTCAGGTAAAGTAGTTTTATTGACCGTCAACCTTTATGGTCAAGGGCAAAAGCAAATTCGGATGTCCATTGAACGCTATATCAACTACTTCAATGACCATCTCACCTATGAAAAGGGGGACTTTTTGACCAGTTTATTATTTGGCAAAGACTATCCCATAATTAGTCCAGCCCCAAAAGATTTAGCCAAGTTTATTAAGAAAGTTCTTGTTAGTCCAACAGCTAATCAACAAAAAATTCTAGAAATCATTTACCAACGACAAGTTTACTTACAAGAAGCACCAGCGGATTTATATACCTACCAAGCGACCGCAATGTTTTCAAAAGTGGCTGACTGGGCCATTATTCTAGCTTATGTAGCCATTTATCAAAAGAATGACCCAGATTTTGAGCGGACCCATTTTGCCCAATTCGCCAATGTACTATTCGATAATCAGCTGGTCATTGAACATCCATTATTTACCAAAGAAATCATTATTTCATGGCTGATGTGGCTGTTTGCTAATTACGAAAATAGCTAG